A window of Deinococcus sp. HSC-46F16 contains these coding sequences:
- a CDS encoding DegT/DnrJ/EryC1/StrS aminotransferase family protein gives MTNTLNQPAPPAPAPTFPGWPVFEPDEVQAVAEVLQSGKVNYWTGMVAREFEREYAEYLGVKHAIALHNGTLALELALYAFGIGDGAEVITTSRTFIASASAAVMRGCVPVVAEVDPESGNMTAETIRPLITPRTRAIIAVHLAGWPCDMDPIMELAREHDLVVIEDCAQAHGAFYKGRPVGSIGHAGAFSFCQDKIMTTGGEGGLLALNDTEVWRRAWAFKDHGKSYEAVYEREHPPGFRWLHESFGTNWRMLEVQAAIGRLQLRKLPDWIERRRTNAAVLNERFAHHRALRLTLPEEDIFHAYYKYYVYVRPEELRGGWDRDRLMTEIVARGVPCFSGSCSEIYLEKAFQDAGYGPEERLPVARELGETSLMFLVHPTLSPDDMSRMADVVDDVLAQATRG, from the coding sequence ATGACGAACACACTGAACCAGCCCGCCCCTCCCGCCCCGGCCCCCACCTTTCCTGGCTGGCCTGTCTTCGAGCCCGATGAGGTTCAGGCGGTTGCCGAGGTCTTGCAGTCCGGCAAGGTGAACTACTGGACGGGCATGGTGGCCCGCGAGTTCGAGCGCGAGTACGCCGAGTACTTGGGCGTGAAGCATGCCATCGCCCTGCACAACGGCACGCTGGCGCTGGAGTTGGCCCTCTACGCGTTCGGGATCGGGGACGGCGCCGAGGTGATCACGACCAGTCGCACCTTCATCGCCTCAGCGAGCGCAGCCGTGATGCGCGGGTGCGTGCCCGTGGTCGCGGAGGTGGACCCCGAGTCCGGCAACATGACTGCCGAGACCATCCGCCCACTGATCACCCCGAGGACCCGCGCCATCATCGCCGTGCACCTCGCCGGGTGGCCCTGCGACATGGACCCCATCATGGAGCTGGCCCGCGAGCACGACCTCGTGGTGATCGAGGACTGCGCCCAGGCGCACGGTGCGTTTTACAAGGGGCGCCCGGTGGGCAGCATCGGGCACGCCGGGGCCTTTTCCTTCTGCCAGGACAAGATCATGACGACGGGAGGCGAGGGCGGCCTCCTGGCGCTGAACGACACCGAGGTCTGGCGCCGGGCCTGGGCCTTCAAGGACCACGGCAAGAGCTACGAGGCCGTCTACGAGCGTGAGCATCCGCCCGGCTTCCGCTGGCTGCACGAGTCCTTCGGCACCAACTGGCGGATGTTAGAAGTTCAAGCCGCCATCGGACGCTTGCAGCTTCGCAAGTTGCCGGACTGGATCGAGCGGCGCCGGACCAACGCCGCTGTGTTGAACGAGCGCTTCGCCCACCACCGGGCGCTGCGGCTGACCCTGCCGGAAGAGGACATCTTCCACGCCTACTACAAGTACTACGTCTACGTCCGCCCGGAGGAACTGCGGGGCGGCTGGGACCGTGACCGGCTGATGACCGAGATCGTCGCCCGTGGGGTGCCCTGCTTCAGCGGGTCGTGCTCGGAAATCTATCTGGAAAAGGCCTTTCAGGACGCTGGGTACGGCCCGGAGGAGCGCCTCCCGGTTGCCCGCGAACTCGGGGAGACCTCGCTGATGTTCCTAGTGCACCCGACCCTCTCGCCGGATGATATGAGTCGGATGGCGGACGTGGTCGATGACGTGCTGGCCCAGGCCACACGCGGCTAA
- a CDS encoding nucleoside-diphosphate sugar epimerase/dehydratase: MSPATSKFLIDLALWGVAGLLAYAFRKPDLLDFGIPLNVWGYLLLSVLVMGGLEVYYSLHRQAWRRVGVLDLQRLGRAVALATLVMFALGFILQGWLQLPRSVPVLAGVLGLLLLGGVRVLARIADERVRLQAAPQRQRVLIVGAGEAGTLIAREMQRHPEAGLEPIGFLDDEPGKVRTRVVGLPVFGPVAELPAVAAREGAQEILIAVPSADGQFVRRVVDLARDAGVRYRIIPGVFEILSGNVGISQIRDVNLEDLLRRPPVELNTAEIAGYLRGRVVLVTGAGGSIGSEIVRQIAPFGPSTVLLFGRGENSIFSIQQDLMRHWPEIKQVGLIGDVRDAARLRAVFERYRPEVVFHAAAHKHVPLMEEAPSEAILNNVIGTQNVVELSLEYGVERLVNISTDKAVNPTSVMGASKRVAEMVVSAGAARARPSQAFVSVRFGNVLGSRGSVVPTFMAQIRAGGPITVTHPEMVRYFMTIPEAARLVLQAGGLAENGKVYVLNMGDPVKIADLARDVIRLSGARDVDVVYSGIRPGEKLYEELLTPSEGADATTHREIFSARLARVDDGELAGPLRDLRQSAQRNDEAGIRTLLARLIPENKFGSVR, from the coding sequence ATGTCTCCCGCAACCAGCAAGTTCCTGATCGACCTCGCCCTGTGGGGTGTGGCGGGGCTCCTCGCCTACGCCTTTCGCAAGCCGGACCTCTTGGACTTCGGAATTCCCCTGAATGTCTGGGGGTATCTGCTGCTCAGCGTGCTGGTGATGGGGGGGCTGGAGGTCTATTACAGCCTGCACCGGCAGGCCTGGCGGCGGGTGGGGGTGCTGGACCTGCAACGGCTGGGCCGGGCCGTCGCGCTGGCGACCCTGGTGATGTTCGCGCTGGGGTTCATCCTGCAGGGGTGGCTCCAGTTGCCCCGCAGCGTGCCGGTCCTGGCGGGGGTACTGGGCCTCCTGCTGCTGGGCGGCGTGCGGGTGCTCGCCCGGATCGCCGACGAGCGGGTTCGGCTCCAGGCCGCGCCGCAGCGGCAGCGGGTACTGATTGTAGGGGCCGGGGAGGCTGGAACATTGATCGCCCGCGAGATGCAGCGGCACCCCGAAGCCGGGCTTGAACCCATCGGCTTTCTGGACGACGAGCCGGGCAAGGTGCGGACGCGGGTGGTGGGCCTCCCAGTCTTCGGCCCGGTGGCCGAGTTGCCTGCCGTGGCAGCCCGCGAGGGTGCACAGGAGATCCTGATCGCGGTTCCGTCCGCCGACGGGCAGTTCGTGCGCCGTGTCGTGGATCTCGCCCGTGATGCGGGAGTCCGCTACCGGATCATTCCCGGCGTCTTCGAGATTCTCAGCGGGAACGTCGGCATCAGCCAGATCCGCGACGTGAACCTCGAAGACCTACTGCGGCGGCCCCCCGTCGAGCTCAACACCGCCGAGATCGCCGGGTACCTGCGGGGCCGCGTCGTGCTGGTAACGGGGGCGGGCGGCAGCATCGGCTCGGAGATCGTGCGGCAGATCGCGCCTTTCGGGCCGTCCACCGTGCTGCTGTTCGGGCGCGGGGAGAACAGCATCTTCTCCATCCAGCAGGACCTGATGCGCCACTGGCCGGAGATCAAGCAAGTGGGCCTGATCGGGGACGTACGGGACGCGGCGCGGCTGCGAGCGGTCTTTGAGCGCTACCGCCCGGAGGTCGTCTTCCACGCCGCCGCCCACAAGCATGTCCCGCTGATGGAGGAGGCCCCCTCCGAGGCCATCCTGAACAACGTCATCGGGACGCAAAATGTCGTGGAACTCAGCCTGGAGTACGGTGTGGAGCGGCTGGTGAACATCTCCACCGACAAGGCCGTCAACCCGACCAGCGTGATGGGGGCGTCCAAGCGCGTGGCGGAGATGGTGGTCTCGGCCGGGGCGGCGCGGGCGCGGCCGTCGCAGGCCTTCGTCTCGGTGCGCTTCGGCAACGTGCTGGGCAGCCGGGGCAGCGTGGTGCCGACCTTCATGGCGCAGATCCGCGCGGGCGGTCCCATCACCGTGACCCACCCGGAGATGGTGCGCTACTTCATGACCATTCCCGAGGCGGCGCGGCTGGTGCTCCAGGCGGGCGGACTGGCCGAGAATGGCAAGGTGTACGTGCTGAATATGGGAGATCCCGTCAAGATCGCCGACCTCGCCCGCGACGTGATTCGCCTCAGTGGTGCCCGCGACGTGGACGTGGTCTACAGTGGCATCCGGCCGGGCGAGAAACTCTATGAGGAACTGCTGACCCCCAGCGAAGGGGCGGACGCCACCACCCACCGCGAAATCTTCAGCGCCCGGCTGGCCCGTGTGGACGACGGGGAACTGGCCGGACCTCTGCGGGACCTTCGGCAATCCGCCCAGCGCAACGACGAGGCAGGCATCCGCACTCTGTTGGCGAGGCTGATTCCCGAGAACAAGTTCGGGAGCGTGCGCTGA
- a CDS encoding sugar nucleotide-binding protein, whose amino-acid sequence MPPRILLTGGGGRLGSELRALIPSLDAPSRQALDITSPGSVQAYVERTRPALIVHAAAYTDVAGAERQREACWRVNVEGTRQIAAAATATGARLMHISTDYVFSGDTGDYRETDVPGPLVNYYALTKLVAEESARLAERFLIVRTSFRPREFQYPVAFEDVYTSQDYVDIIAPMIAEVIGHADQIPDEVLHVVTERKSVYDLARRRKPDVRPGRRAEASVVLPADVSLNTERWQALRASWERPSPPSRA is encoded by the coding sequence ATGCCCCCGCGCATCCTGCTCACGGGTGGGGGAGGGCGCCTGGGGAGTGAACTGCGGGCGCTGATCCCCTCTCTGGACGCTCCGTCACGGCAGGCCCTCGACATCACGAGTCCCGGGAGCGTGCAGGCGTACGTCGAGCGGACCCGTCCCGCATTGATCGTGCATGCCGCCGCCTATACGGACGTGGCGGGGGCCGAGCGACAGCGTGAAGCCTGCTGGCGGGTCAACGTCGAGGGCACGCGGCAGATCGCGGCGGCGGCCACGGCGACCGGCGCACGTCTCATGCACATCTCGACGGATTACGTCTTTAGTGGCGACACGGGTGACTACCGCGAGACGGATGTGCCCGGCCCCCTCGTGAACTACTACGCCCTGACCAAGCTGGTAGCCGAGGAGTCGGCCCGGCTGGCCGAGCGATTCCTGATCGTCCGGACGAGTTTCCGCCCACGCGAATTCCAGTACCCGGTGGCCTTCGAAGACGTCTACACCAGCCAGGACTACGTGGACATCATCGCCCCGATGATCGCCGAGGTGATCGGGCACGCCGACCAGATTCCCGACGAAGTGCTGCACGTCGTCACCGAGCGCAAGAGCGTCTATGACCTCGCCCGCCGCCGCAAGCCGGATGTTCGGCCTGGACGACGCGCCGAGGCGAGCGTGGTCCTCCCGGCGGACGTGTCGCTGAATACCGAACGGTGGCAGGCGCTCAGGGCGAGTTGGGAGCGGCCAAGCCCGCCTTCGAGGGCCTAG
- a CDS encoding O-antigen polymerase, protein MYLATFLALGVWSLGAWFIVRDLRHPAVLYGLVWTAMLGLLALPIMDYPRVSVLTLVCVLLSAGVFTVASVVGGLLHFYPPSQRTTREAAARHIPSILLLSSVTLAGVASSLYYYESRFGLSVLLSNPSYVRFSDRGGTGLYGILLLLPSLGTIALALRWMLTRERTWVTAIVLLTAFAYFSILPERSTIIATALWIAGMWLIQDMKFQFRSRRYLVAGSALIAVLIAFFVLVSERTGKVDSISSFRYAIRADISDMWVDPYVYLTGSIPALSTLVADSSLPIVEVLPQRTVYPAIRIAQIVAAPVDGSRLSEAEEPAFIPFYFNTFTWLSAPLKDFGLLGSQIYVLIVGLICGAFYRAARSTRLPVWVYLYGGVFAGTVLSIMTNRYSSLYWWVAAAFACIVLVRPGYRLVHQFRSIKTQPIFKEGIND, encoded by the coding sequence ATGTACCTCGCCACCTTCCTTGCTCTGGGGGTCTGGTCCCTGGGAGCTTGGTTTATCGTCCGTGACCTGCGGCATCCAGCCGTGTTGTATGGGCTTGTTTGGACGGCAATGTTGGGGCTTCTGGCCCTCCCGATCATGGATTACCCCAGGGTCTCTGTGCTTACCCTGGTATGTGTTTTGTTGAGCGCGGGTGTATTTACGGTTGCGAGTGTGGTTGGTGGCCTCCTCCATTTTTATCCACCCTCCCAGCGCACAACGCGCGAGGCGGCTGCACGCCACATTCCCTCCATCCTTCTTTTGAGCTCAGTCACACTTGCTGGAGTGGCTTCCAGTCTGTATTACTACGAGTCCCGCTTTGGTCTGTCTGTTCTCCTTTCCAATCCATCCTATGTGCGTTTTAGTGACCGAGGCGGCACAGGATTGTACGGTATATTATTGTTGTTGCCTTCCCTGGGAACGATCGCTCTGGCACTGCGCTGGATGTTGACGCGGGAGCGGACATGGGTGACGGCTATCGTGTTGCTAACTGCTTTCGCTTATTTTTCCATCCTGCCAGAACGTAGCACGATCATTGCCACGGCGCTCTGGATTGCAGGAATGTGGCTGATCCAAGATATGAAGTTTCAATTTCGTAGTCGACGTTATCTTGTGGCGGGGAGCGCACTTATAGCAGTACTGATAGCATTTTTCGTTTTGGTCAGTGAGCGTACGGGCAAGGTAGATAGTATTAGTAGTTTTCGCTATGCTATTAGGGCGGATATATCAGACATGTGGGTGGACCCGTACGTTTATCTTACAGGGAGCATACCAGCACTCTCTACACTGGTTGCCGATTCCAGCTTACCAATAGTGGAGGTGCTTCCCCAGCGCACGGTCTATCCCGCCATACGTATAGCCCAGATTGTAGCTGCTCCTGTTGACGGAAGCCGACTCAGCGAGGCGGAAGAACCTGCGTTCATCCCTTTCTACTTCAACACGTTTACATGGCTCAGTGCTCCCCTGAAAGATTTTGGTCTATTGGGTTCGCAAATCTATGTGTTGATCGTAGGGCTGATTTGTGGTGCATTCTACCGGGCAGCTCGCAGTACGCGCTTACCAGTCTGGGTATATCTGTATGGTGGCGTGTTTGCCGGTACAGTGCTCTCGATCATGACCAATCGATACAGCTCCCTATATTGGTGGGTGGCTGCAGCATTCGCGTGCATTGTGCTTGTTCGTCCAGGCTACCGACTTGTCCACCAGTTCAGATCTATCAAGACACAACCCATTTTCAAAGAAGGTATTAACGATTGA
- a CDS encoding O-antigen ligase family protein translates to MSVPTQANPPPPRWIPPWLAVLPAAYVLSPLALLALPQLRRLPRPVWWLLGFYALSQQLPALFAPEPVLASLLALARTLLMLGLIGVGVALGDSGRLRMMGWGLALVFLTALIFTGLGGADLIIQRLSHPYMTPITLGVAGAFGVWIALFCTGKLLWRVPLGLLATAVLLLSGSRGALAAMLVGVGAGFIVRRGSRVLAGVLAGAALLAGGIFLGRQLDLSAVIRLSSADTTGRDVLWYDVLSVIQSEPWSGVGSYRLGARLTPPGGSCELFVSPAGSAPECPAWVESLGNPWLIAHNVTMQQLAETGPLGLLGLFVLLGAVVLAAIQARSALGLAVLSGLLIATLNDNTLLVPSPFFAEVFWITAGALLMHLQFTGAGIGLTATGLLTVLSLPMLSFLRSPASPQELELTFLNAPPTAQAAQPYRALAQLEGAPGRYRAVWRGCLDSCLSLQTQPFEIREGTSPVLIFEKTLFPADRQQVELLIYPERSSESSLPLGRRRWEVSQ, encoded by the coding sequence GTGTCCGTGCCCACCCAGGCGAACCCGCCGCCGCCCCGCTGGATTCCGCCCTGGCTCGCGGTTCTCCCCGCTGCCTATGTGCTCTCGCCCCTGGCGCTGCTGGCCCTGCCGCAGCTTCGGCGCCTGCCCCGGCCGGTGTGGTGGCTGCTGGGCTTCTACGCCCTGAGCCAGCAACTTCCGGCCCTGTTCGCTCCGGAACCGGTGCTGGCCAGCCTCCTCGCCCTGGCCCGCACCCTGCTCATGCTGGGGCTGATCGGCGTCGGCGTCGCCCTGGGGGACAGTGGGCGGCTGCGGATGATGGGCTGGGGGCTGGCCCTCGTCTTCCTCACCGCCCTGATCTTCACGGGATTGGGGGGGGCCGACCTGATCATTCAGCGGCTCAGCCACCCCTACATGACACCGATCACGCTGGGGGTGGCGGGGGCGTTCGGGGTCTGGATTGCCCTCTTTTGCACGGGCAAGCTGCTCTGGCGCGTCCCGCTGGGCCTGCTGGCGACGGCCGTCCTGCTGCTCTCCGGCAGTCGCGGGGCGCTGGCGGCCATGCTGGTGGGTGTGGGGGCCGGTTTCATCGTGCGCCGGGGCTCGCGGGTGCTGGCGGGGGTACTGGCCGGGGCAGCCCTCCTCGCCGGGGGCATCTTCCTGGGGCGGCAACTGGACCTCTCGGCGGTGATAAGGCTGAGCAGCGCCGACACGACGGGGCGAGACGTGCTCTGGTACGACGTGCTCAGTGTCATTCAGAGTGAACCGTGGAGCGGCGTCGGTAGCTACCGGCTGGGCGCCCGACTCACGCCCCCCGGCGGAAGCTGCGAACTGTTCGTCTCCCCGGCCGGATCAGCGCCGGAGTGCCCGGCCTGGGTGGAGAGTCTGGGCAATCCCTGGCTGATCGCGCACAACGTGACCATGCAGCAGCTTGCCGAGACGGGGCCGCTCGGGCTGCTGGGGTTGTTCGTGCTGCTGGGCGCCGTGGTGTTGGCCGCCATCCAGGCGAGGTCTGCTCTGGGGCTGGCCGTCCTCTCGGGGCTGCTGATCGCCACGCTCAACGACAATACGCTGCTGGTTCCCAGTCCTTTTTTCGCGGAGGTGTTCTGGATCACGGCGGGAGCGCTGCTGATGCACCTCCAGTTCACGGGCGCCGGGATTGGCCTGACCGCGACCGGCCTGCTGACCGTCCTCTCCTTGCCTATGCTCTCGTTTCTCCGCTCCCCGGCGTCCCCGCAGGAGCTTGAGCTGACTTTCCTCAACGCCCCCCCGACTGCCCAAGCCGCCCAGCCCTACCGGGCACTCGCGCAACTTGAAGGTGCTCCTGGGCGCTACCGGGCCGTATGGCGCGGGTGTCTGGACTCCTGCCTCTCGCTTCAGACTCAGCCTTTCGAAATCCGTGAGGGGACCTCGCCGGTGCTGATCTTTGAGAAGACCTTATTTCCAGCGGACCGCCAGCAAGTCGAATTGCTTATTTATCCAGAACGTTCGAGCGAAAGCTCGCTGCCCCTGGGTCGGCGCCGATGGGAAGTGTCCCAATGA
- a CDS encoding WD40 repeat domain-containing protein, with translation MHRTSRWLWALLLTATPLAAAQVVSLKLVDTWTFGGHVGEVTWGTLTPDGKQVYTQSGPQLLTWDAASGRLLSSREPAPGERLSVPAGDWPSVAAPESLRTLVQVGEGDKARLKVLELASGTFSGDFGPLPVVFREQWTPGQRAVAFVSHQAPYVYFWQEGQAHALTLSGETARHGGDLQATFAPDTRTLYVLGQQLTAYDMTADPPRPLWSLTGPEVAGRDGESLSGWVAPFASPVLSHNPARPQVLLSSAQGLMLLNTQGDPAPLWLDPRFGEVPGILTVAWSRDGDRAFLGAAGYLHEIDTATGRTLGIVDGRRLLAQTPQRLWTAHFDRVAEFDRVTGLDDGVVSEAPAWNAPLAVDETGAPVAALVKAGPGLAVRHWAAGQETVTPLSDHFTRAAASSPDGGRVASVGSANVQMLDRASRRLLWQVAARDAHALAFSPDGRLLALGEGGQTRLLDVATGAVRATFKTSSETWKVGARGLNRALAFSPEGRRLLVGYEAGGAAVWNVATGEPEWSARAVPSGKGWVLSAAFSPEGKRVALGTGGGAVHIFSLPDTQVAATYTLPGAVRALAFGPDGSLAAGSLTGEVRRWDAGRGGAEMLGQKLASGVTALAFSSGGTLVAGTAGGDLLALEPGQPPQPLARAGGLVQSLSWNAARAELLSSERDNAVRFYRAEGSEK, from the coding sequence ATGCACCGAACTTCCCGGTGGCTGTGGGCGCTGCTGCTCACGGCGACCCCCCTGGCGGCCGCGCAGGTGGTTTCCCTCAAGTTGGTCGACACCTGGACCTTCGGCGGCCACGTGGGCGAGGTGACCTGGGGCACGCTGACGCCGGACGGCAAGCAGGTCTACACCCAGAGCGGGCCGCAACTCCTCACCTGGGACGCGGCGAGCGGGCGGCTGCTCAGTAGCCGTGAACCTGCCCCCGGCGAGCGCCTGAGCGTTCCGGCGGGCGACTGGCCAAGTGTCGCTGCTCCCGAAAGCCTGCGGACGCTGGTGCAGGTCGGCGAGGGCGACAAGGCGCGGCTGAAGGTGCTGGAACTGGCGAGCGGCACCTTCAGTGGCGATTTCGGTCCGCTGCCGGTCGTCTTCCGCGAGCAGTGGACGCCGGGGCAGCGGGCAGTGGCCTTTGTCAGCCACCAGGCACCCTACGTCTATTTCTGGCAGGAGGGGCAGGCCCACGCGCTGACCCTCAGTGGCGAGACTGCCCGGCACGGGGGCGACCTGCAAGCCACCTTCGCGCCGGACACCCGGACCCTGTACGTGCTGGGTCAGCAGCTCACCGCGTATGACATGACCGCCGACCCCCCACGCCCGCTCTGGTCGTTGACCGGGCCGGAGGTGGCGGGCCGCGACGGGGAGTCGCTGTCCGGGTGGGTGGCGCCCTTCGCCTCGCCCGTCCTGAGCCACAACCCGGCCCGTCCCCAAGTGCTGCTCTCCTCGGCGCAGGGGCTGATGCTGCTGAACACGCAGGGGGATCCCGCGCCGCTGTGGCTGGACCCCCGCTTTGGGGAGGTGCCGGGCATCCTGACCGTCGCCTGGAGCCGGGACGGTGACCGGGCCTTTCTCGGCGCGGCGGGTTACCTGCACGAGATCGACACCGCGACGGGCCGCACGCTGGGCATTGTGGACGGTCGGCGCCTGCTGGCCCAGACGCCGCAGAGGCTGTGGACGGCGCATTTCGACCGGGTGGCCGAGTTCGACCGGGTGACCGGGCTGGACGACGGCGTGGTGTCCGAGGCCCCCGCGTGGAACGCGCCGCTGGCCGTGGACGAAACGGGCGCCCCGGTCGCCGCGCTCGTCAAGGCCGGGCCAGGGCTGGCGGTGCGGCACTGGGCGGCTGGGCAGGAGACGGTGACGCCGCTGAGCGACCATTTCACGCGGGCCGCGGCCTCATCGCCCGACGGTGGGCGCGTCGCCAGCGTCGGCAGCGCCAACGTGCAGATGCTGGACCGCGCCTCACGCCGCCTGCTGTGGCAGGTCGCCGCGCGAGACGCCCACGCGCTGGCTTTTTCGCCGGACGGCCGCCTCCTCGCGCTGGGCGAGGGCGGACAGACCCGGCTGCTGGACGTGGCGACGGGAGCGGTCCGGGCCACCTTCAAGACCTCTTCCGAGACGTGGAAGGTGGGCGCACGCGGACTGAACCGTGCCCTGGCCTTCAGCCCGGAGGGCAGGCGGCTGCTGGTCGGCTATGAGGCGGGCGGGGCCGCCGTGTGGAACGTGGCGACGGGCGAGCCAGAGTGGTCGGCGCGGGCCGTGCCCTCGGGCAAGGGCTGGGTGCTGAGCGCGGCTTTCAGCCCGGAGGGGAAGCGCGTGGCGCTCGGGACGGGGGGCGGCGCGGTGCATATCTTTTCGCTGCCGGACACCCAGGTGGCCGCGACCTATACCCTCCCCGGCGCAGTGCGGGCGCTGGCCTTCGGGCCGGACGGCTCCCTCGCGGCGGGCAGCCTGACCGGGGAGGTGCGGCGCTGGGACGCGGGAAGGGGAGGAGCGGAGATGCTGGGCCAGAAGTTGGCGAGCGGCGTCACAGCGCTGGCCTTTTCCTCCGGTGGGACACTGGTCGCGGGGACGGCCGGAGGCGACCTCCTGGCACTCGAACCAGGGCAGCCGCCGCAACCCCTCGCCAGGGCGGGCGGGCTGGTGCAGTCGCTGAGCTGGAACGCGGCGCGGGCTGAGCTGCTGAGCAGCGAGCGGGACAACGCGGTGCGCTTTTACCGCGCCGAAGGGAGCGAGAAATGA
- a CDS encoding MetQ/NlpA family ABC transporter substrate-binding protein, with translation MNKILILSALALTPLASAGTLRVGATPVPHAELLEFVKPTLAKQGVNLVIREFTDYVQPNLALADGSIDVNFFQHLPYLQEFQKNRPLGLVAGAKVHVEPIGLYSRRVRSLREVRSGATIALPNDPSNSGRALKLLERAGLIRLKPGVGVQATVRDITANVGRLRFRELEAAQLPRALADVDAAIINTNYALEAGLNPLKDALILEDRRSPYANLLVAKPATLKNPDYLKLARALQSPEVKAFILKKYGGAVVPAF, from the coding sequence ATGAACAAAATCCTGATCCTGTCCGCCCTGGCCCTGACCCCCCTCGCCTCTGCCGGGACCCTGCGCGTCGGCGCCACGCCCGTCCCGCACGCCGAACTGCTGGAGTTCGTCAAGCCGACCCTCGCCAAGCAGGGCGTGAACCTGGTGATCCGTGAGTTCACCGACTACGTGCAGCCCAACCTCGCGCTGGCGGACGGCAGCATCGACGTGAACTTCTTCCAGCACCTCCCCTACCTGCAGGAGTTCCAGAAAAACCGCCCGCTGGGGCTGGTCGCGGGGGCGAAGGTGCACGTGGAGCCCATCGGCCTGTACAGCCGCCGGGTGCGGTCGCTGCGCGAGGTGCGCTCGGGGGCGACCATCGCCCTGCCCAACGACCCCAGCAACAGCGGGCGGGCCTTGAAGCTGCTGGAGCGGGCGGGGCTGATTCGCCTCAAGCCCGGCGTGGGCGTGCAGGCCACCGTGCGCGACATCACGGCCAACGTTGGGCGCCTGCGCTTCCGCGAACTGGAAGCCGCGCAGCTTCCCCGCGCCCTGGCGGACGTGGACGCGGCCATCATCAACACGAACTACGCGCTGGAAGCGGGCCTCAACCCCCTGAAAGACGCGCTGATCCTCGAAGACCGCCGCAGCCCCTACGCGAACCTGCTCGTCGCCAAGCCCGCGACCCTGAAAAACCCCGACTACCTCAAGCTGGCGCGGGCGCTCCAGAGCCCCGAGGTCAAGGCCTTCATTCTGAAGAAGTACGGCGGGGCGGTCGTTCCGGCGTTCTGA
- a CDS encoding methionine ABC transporter permease produces MDSLAPLLWQATLETLWMVLPSALIAQLLGTALGVALTLTRPGGLRPHPALFRVLDAAINVGRSLPFIILLVLLIPLTRLVTGTSIGSTAAIVPLTVAAIPFVARLVEGALRDVPPGVLEAARVVGATTGQIVGKVLLPEARPALIHGFTVTLVSLIGYSAMAGAIGGGGLGDLAIRYGYQRFETDVMVATVLLLLVLVQGVQWLGDRATRRADHR; encoded by the coding sequence ATGGACAGCCTCGCGCCCCTGCTGTGGCAGGCCACCTTGGAAACGCTGTGGATGGTGCTGCCGAGTGCGCTGATCGCGCAACTGCTCGGCACAGCGCTGGGGGTGGCCCTGACCCTCACCCGGCCCGGCGGCCTGCGCCCGCATCCTGCCCTGTTCCGGGTGCTGGACGCCGCCATCAACGTGGGCCGCAGCCTGCCCTTCATCATCCTGCTGGTGCTGCTGATTCCCCTCACCCGGCTGGTCACGGGCACCAGCATCGGCAGCACGGCGGCGATCGTGCCGCTGACGGTGGCCGCGATTCCCTTCGTGGCCCGGCTGGTCGAGGGAGCGCTGCGCGACGTGCCCCCCGGCGTCCTCGAGGCCGCCCGCGTGGTGGGCGCCACGACCGGACAGATCGTCGGCAAGGTGCTGCTCCCAGAAGCCCGGCCCGCCCTGATTCACGGCTTCACGGTGACCCTGGTCAGCCTGATCGGCTACAGCGCGATGGCCGGGGCGATCGGCGGGGGCGGCCTGGGGGACCTCGCCATCCGTTACGGGTACCAGCGCTTCGAGACGGACGTGATGGTCGCCACCGTGCTGCTGCTGCTCGTGCTGGTGCAGGGCGTGCAGTGGCTGGGCGACCGCGCCACACGCCGCGCCGATCACCGCTAA